In a single window of the Drosophila albomicans strain 15112-1751.03 chromosome 3, ASM965048v2, whole genome shotgun sequence genome:
- the LOC117567200 gene encoding LOW QUALITY PROTEIN: histone-lysine N-methyltransferase 2C (The sequence of the model RefSeq protein was modified relative to this genomic sequence to represent the inferred CDS: inserted 2 bases in 1 codon): MSSHILTNVEEKPNTASLDELPYFPEKYPGKVCCLCNLGERSALGQGVMFQLKVPTDFKEKNTPYLSNDTEKDQDMLRKLKWLKTKTVCNGESQYELDKIGYSDIVNASLFLDDEFVYVHRMCIMWSMRKMQVSDTEIFQFLSQLSEFLEQKCSFCGQYGASITCKMNCRQIHHWPCATAAGCLLILESFTVFCTEHLSQVPLICSDNNVECLTCSSLGDLSKMVMCCSCGDHFHSTCIGLVNLPDTRAGWSCARCTKCQICRQQDSIDVKYVKCEQCQKMYHASCLRPVISSIPKYGWKCNRCRVCTDCGSRTPGGGSSSRWHSHYTICDSCYQQRNKGFSCPICQKAYRAAAYKEMVKCSWCHKFVHSTCDEEADLTAYHKKKEFNPDYDYVCPNCKTNSTVAQLKTEPERSIAEAQTAEHFNVKDGDTDPLDGKPCGEISNEDPLKLPSTKKKVCLTNMRGKGGKFVLHRVGSMSQIGKKRSSRGKGRQLVLQSGSSERYISRNLDTDFSSDKKMLLCSARDKYSLTQDICVMCGSVGSESDAVLITCAQCSQCYHPYCASVKPSRGILQKGWRCLDCTVCEGCGKKNDEARLLLCDECDISYHIYCVNPPLDAVPHGNWKCSFCTLCQKCGRNPTEKVDHNDAQQQSPECAPCASQNNCTVCTKAYVDGETIIQCEQCSHWSHYLCDSINTQHKIEHYENNIYKCFKCRASVTQPQPIAASDNSLNASKLVPDVSQESKTVISTDRNILLANDLLESTEAIHWIDGVCLSENGLNMIKSLSTEIKRKRKMRQPIGHKDGQMDAGGSDEVPSDKYKDGMIWDRAESALPEGFSISTNDDGVHVLRKKRQRNLQKLGIGGFSVRNRAFKKDNEDTIDPLNAMLVADKKKKIIRKKQKNKLIEAYPPYLQEAXFGKPLLESGDAVVYDSDTSDEIDTTMKIFFTNVNNKKSEEETNVSNKSPVKSLRRPKPEKPLSLPENKNIFGDQFAMQTHSNDDLVSEAALFDTSMTDISRNGTTNNIHTLDPLTAQGIAGLDVNHHNMNLIGATDNMKPQISEQTVFVENYAVPSQLTQDQKFHNKMFLPANVNAKAAQLHYQPKVQAMPTQLSMQNDKRVVEEPKPNEPSTEGMNVGTQKTAEKMRKDEDLGLMATISAVLYANTEHANLKELYPNWNDRCKQILKRWRSLCNEKKAPFLQKAKDNRSALRQRREQCKISQPAVAKTEKPDDNRAWKSQTCKPKEEQTNMFGNYNGISYDAPCFMGSTLHTPNSHPTTPILNENLVVKSTIQRNPMQPTASPSLKISSVEQRMELNPTSYGTEPVGDKKLRNLLQKTNSEAMLMTSNSEYFMQSDVLRLGLLQNAPITQNNPMLSMSGKPQHSEIRSLEQDGKNPLDSIKMSESQEGISSSTVELENVGFGDILGGFGEGDDDDLLKSLTSEIGEDFNILEYADPELDVNVLNTLDFEDTEKNST, translated from the exons atGAGCTCGCACATCTTAACAAACGTTGAGGAAAAACCCAATACGGCCAGTTTAGATGAGCTGCCCTATTTTCCCGAAAAATATCCCGGCAAAGTATGCTGCCTGTGCAATTTGGGAGAGAGAAGTGCGCTCGGCCAAGGGGTCatgtttcaattaaaagtgcCTACGGATTTCAAAGAAAAGAATACACCATATCTTTCTAATGACACTGAAAAAGATCAGGATATGTTGCGGAAACTTAAGTGGCTTAAAACGAAAACAGTGTGTAACGGCGAAAGCCAATATGAGCTGGATAAAATCGGATACTCGGACATTGTAAATGCATCGCTATTTCTCGACGATGAGTTTGTTTACGTGCATCGCATGTGTATAATGTGGTCGATGCGTAAAATGCAAGTCTCGGATACCGAAATCTTTCAGTTTCTCAGTCAATTGTCGGAGTTCTTGGAGCAGAAATGCAGTTTTTGTGGACAGTATGGAGCATCGATTACATGCAAAATGAATTGCCGCCAAATCCATCATTGGCCTTGCGCCACAGCAGCCGGTTGTTTGCTCATCCTGGAGAGCTTCACTGTCTTCTGCACAGAGCATTTAAGCCAGGTTCCATTGATCT GTAGTGACAATAACGTCGAGTGTTTAACGTGTTCTTCATTGGGTGATCTCTCGAAAATGGTCATGTGCTGTTCTTGTGGCGACCACTTTCATTCCACTTGCATTGGCCTGGTCAATCTACCTG ATACTCGAGCCGGCTGGAGCTGTGCACGTTGTACAAAATGCCAGATTTGTAGACAACAGGACTCGATTGACGTAAAGTATGTAAAGTGCGAGCAATGCCAGAAAATGTACCACGCCTCCTGCTTACGTCCAGTGATTTCATCAATTCCCAAATATGGCTGGAAATGTAAT CGTTGTCGCGTTTGCACTGACTGTGGATCAAGGACGCCTGGTGGTGGAAGCTCGTCCCGCTGGCATAGTCACTACACAATTTGCGACTCTTGTTAtcaacaaagaaataaagGATTCTCTTGCCCGATCTGTCAGAAAGCCTACAGAGCTGCAGCCTACAAAGAAATGGTCAAATGCAGCTGGTGTCATAA ATTTGTTCACAGCACCTGTGATGAGGAGGCTGATTTAACGGCCTAccacaaaaagaaagagttCAATCCCGACTATGACTATGTGTGCCCCAATTGCAAGACAAACTCAACCGTAGCCCAGCTTAAAACTGAGCCTGAACGTTCCATTGCCGAAGCTCAGACAGCGGAGCATTTCAATGTCAAAGACGGTGATACAGATCCGTTGGATGGCAAGCCGTGTGGCGAAATTAGCAATGAAGATCCACTCAAGTTGCCTAGCACCAAGAAGAAGGTATGCTTAACTAATATGCGTGGCAAAGGTGGCAAGTTTGTGTTGCATCGCGTGGGTAGCATGTCGCAAATAGGCAAGAAACGCAGCAGTCGCGGCAAAGGGCGGCAGTTGGTGCTACAAAGCGGCTCCAGTGAACGGTATATTAGCCGCAACTTGGACACGGACTTCTCAAGTGATAAGAAGATGCTGCTTTGCTCGGCTCGCGATAAATATTCTCTCACGCAGGACATTTGCGTAATGTGTGGCTCAGTAGGCAGTGAATCTGATGCAGTACTCATAACGTGTGCTCAATGCAGTCAATGCTATCATCCTTATTGTGCGAGTGTCAAACCGTCGCGAGGCATTCTTCAAAAGGGCTGGCGCTGCTTGGATTGTACGGTATGCGAAGGATGCGGGAAGAAGAACGACGAGGCGCGTTTACTGCTGTGCGATGAATGCGACATCTCTTATCACATTTACTGCGTGAATCCGCCGCTCGATGCGGTGCCTCACGGCAATTGGAAGTGTTCGTTTTGCACGCTCTGCCAAAAGTGTGGACGCAATCCGACTGAGAAAGTTGATCACAATGATGCACAACAGCAGTCACCTGAGTGTGCGCCTTGTGCCAGTCAAAACAATTGCACTGTTTGCACAAAAGCTTATGTCGACGGTGAGACGATAATTCAGTGTGAACAGTGCTCGCACTGGTCGCATTACCTTTGTGATAGCATTAACACGCAACACAAAATCGAGCATTACGAGAACAACATTTACAAGTGCTTCAAGTGCCGTGCCAGCGTCACACAGCCCCAACCAATAGCTGCCAGTGACAACTCGTTGAACGCATCAAAACTTGTGCCCGATGTTAGTCAAGAAAGCAAGACTGTTATTTCAACGGATCGTAACATATTATTGGCAAACGACTTGCTCGAAAGCACAGAGGCAATTCATTGGATTGACGGCGTCTGCTTGAGTGAAAATGGCTTAAACATGATTAAATCCCTTTCGACTGAAATTAAGCGCAAGCGAAAAATGCGACAACCGATTGGACACAAGGATGGACAAATGGATGCTGGAGGCTCTGATGAAGTGCCAAGCGATAAGTACAAGGATGGAATGATTTGGGACAGAGCGGAGTCAGCATTACCCGAGGGCTTCTCCATCTCTACCAATGATGACGGCGTGCACGTGTTACGCAAAAAACGCCAAcgcaatttgcaaaaattggGCATCGGTGGTTTTTCAGTACGAAATCGGGCGTTCAAAAAAGATAACGAGGATACAATTGATCCATTAAATGCAATGCTAGTTgcagacaaaaaaaagaaaatcattcgcaaaaagcaaaagaacaAACTAATCGAAGCATATCCGCCTTATCTGCAAGAAGC TTTTGGTAAACCGTTGTTGGAATCGGGCGATGCTGTCGTCTACGATTCAGATACATCCGATGAAATCGAtacaacaatgaaaatatttttcactaATGTCAACAATAAGAAATCGGAGGAAGAAACCAATGTATCAAACAAAAGTCCTGTTAAATCCCTCAGGCGACCGAAGCCAGAAAAACCATTGTCATTGCCTGagaataaaaacatttttggtgatcaatttgcaatgcaaacgCATTCGAACGATGATCTTGTATCGGAGGCTGCGCTGTTTG ATACGTCTATGACGGATATTTCGAGAAACGGAACTACGAATAACATTCATACATTGGACCCCttg ACCGCTCAGGGAATTGCCGGCTTAGATGTAAACCatcataatatgaatttaatcGGAGCCACTGACAACATGAAACCCCAAATAAG CGAACAGACTGTCTTTGTGGAGAACTATGCTGTGCCTTCACAGTTGACGCAAGATCAAAAGTTTCATAATAAGATGTTCTTGCCGGCAAATGTAAATGCCAAAGCTGCACAACTTCATTATCAACCAAAGGTCCAAGCCATGCCAACGCAGTTGTCAATGCAAAATGACAAAAGGGTTGTAGAGGAACCAAAGCCCAATGAACCGAGCACCGAGGGCATGAATGTGGGTACCCAAAAGACAGCAGAGAAGATGCGCAAGGATGAAG ATCTTGGCTTAATGGCGACCATCTCAGCAGTGTTGTATGCAAACACAGAACATGCTAATCTTAAAGAATTGTATCCAAATTGGAATGATCGCTGTAAGCAGATACTCAAGCGATGGCGCTCATTGTGCAATGAAAAGAAGGCGCCATTTCTGCAAAAGGCTAAGGATAATCGGTCCGCGTTGCGTCAGCGGCGGGAACAGTGCAAAATCAGTCAACCAGCAGTAGCCAAAACTGAAAAACCAGATGACAATCGTGCTTGGAAAAGTCAAACCTGTAAACCGAAAgaagaacaaacaaatatgtttGGTAATTACA ATGGCATATCGTATGATGCACCGTGCTTTATGGGATCAACTTTACACACTCCAAATTCACATCCAACTACCCCAATACTTAATGAGAACCTGGTAGTAAAATCAACAATTCAAAGGAATCCCATGCAACCTACTGCGTCGCCTTCACTAAAAATATCGTCAGTTGAACAGCGAATGGAGTTAAATCCGACATCCTACGGAACAGAACCAGTTGGTGATAAAAAGCTTAGGAATCTACTACAAAAAACGAATTCTGAGGCCATGCTAATGACGTCCAATTCGGAATACTTTATGCAAAGTGATGTGCTGCGACTTGGACTCTTACAAAATGCTCCAATCACGCAAAACAATCCCATGTTGAGTATGAGTGGTAAGCCCCAACATTCAGAGATTCGAAGTCTTGAACAGGATGGCAAGAATCCACTTGATAGTATCAAGATGTCTGAATCACAAGAGGGCATTTCATCATCTACTGTTGAGCTAGAGAATGTTGGCTTTGGTGATATATTGGGTGGCTTTGGGGAGGGAGACGATGATGATCTACTGAAATCATTAACTTCGGAAATAGGCGAGGATTTCAACATACTGGAGTATGCGGATCCAGAACTAGACGTCAATGTGCTCAACACATTGGATTTTGAAGATACTGAAAAGAACTCAACATAA
- the LOC117567202 gene encoding uncharacterized protein LOC117567202, whose translation MIYSKLGILICNSTLITIFILSIHYADSKLDQKQIFLKHGTRYESTDILARAFKSDVRKTMTVQFFKNNTKTLETSVDLNENMLKTSGCLPSDKISIVLHGWIQSCSDEWALSLIDRLSFYRKGCVICIDYSTVASSSYMRLYSNFEHITEAIVGIIIGLIQHGFDPNRAYLFGFSFGGQLASAVGRSLQPHFTLQNIDTCDMAGPGFDPIAVDHSKAGKNVQCFHSSRDKGTLIHSCHRNIMLGSCGLSQPSVASQLHLGSHGLCVDIYINSFDYPFYALKSPPPECISFTAAAKIPDDYTVGYDEHFNKQVMGKIYVPTSLHYPYNLSKKELQLLYMDFKRE comes from the exons ATGATATACTCCAAACTAGGGATTCTTATTTGCAATAGTACGCTCATAACAATTTTCATACTTTCAATCCATTACGCTGATTCTAAATTggaccaaaaacaaatattcctGAAACACGGAACACGCTATGAATCAACTG ATATCTTGGCCAGAGCATTTAAATCAGATGTTCGCAAAACGATGACAGTGCAATTTTTCAA AAACAATACGAAGACTTTGGAAACATCCGTTGATCTGAATGAAAATATGCTGAAAACATCAGGATGTCTACCATCAGATAAGATTTCGATTGTACTACATGGCTGGATCCAAAGTTGTTCCGATGAGTGGGCGCTTTCATTGATAGATC GCTTAAGTTTTTATCGCAAAGGATGTGTGATATGCATTGATTACAGCACCGTTGCCAGTTCGTCCTACATGAG GTTGTACTCAAATTTTGAGCACATTACTGAGGCAATTGTCGGAATTATTATAGGCCTAATACAACATGGTTTCGATCCCAACCGCGCATATTTGTTTGGCTTCAGTTTTGGCGGACAGCTGGCGTCTGCAGTTGGCAGATCCTTGCAGCCTCATTTCACTTTACAAAATATAGACa CTTGTGATATGGCCGGACCAGGTTTTGATCCCATTGCTGTGGATCATTCGAAAGCTGGCAAGAATGTGCAATGTTTTCACTCAAGTCGCGATAAGGGTACTTTAATACACTCTTGCCACAGAAATATTATGCTGGGCAGTTGTGGTCTTAGTCAGCCTTCTGTGGCCAGTCAATTGCATCTGGGCAGTCATGGTCTGTGCGTCGACATCTACATTAATAGCTTTGACTATCCATTCTATGCTCTGAAATCGCCGCCACCCGAATGCATATCCTTTACAGCGGCAGCCAAAATTCCAGACGATTATACTGTTGGATACGATGAGCATTTCAACAA gCAAGTAATGGGCAAAATCTATGTACCCACGAGCTTACACTACCCCTACAATTTATCTAAAAAAGAGCTTCAATTGCTTTATATGGATTTTAAAAGAgaataa
- the LOC117567201 gene encoding nucleosome assembly protein 1-like 1-B yields the protein MEAPPEGNIEVESCNEVDDDKSNSDCQSMPAYMNSVLRRQYLQEMVKALPAAVQKRITVLKNLQMDHLKLEAAFFEEVYKLERQFQLKYQPMFEKRKEIVSGAVDPAEEKPKWKEPESLPDEVVGDAFNESLKAIKAMPQDAKGIPDFWLTVFRNTAMLSEMVQSHDEPAIRKLTDIVIKYDDEHSYILEFHFEKNEFFSNTVLTKQYFLKSTVDEDDPFAFEGPEIYKCKGCVINWEKKMNLTVKTIRKKQKHKERGAVRTIVKQVPTDSFFNFFNPPEVPTDKEDIDDDSQQILATDFEIGHFLRARIIPKAVLYFTGDIVDDEDDDDEEEYENEDDEYDDDEPEGGHSKPSGGSKKQSPNDCPNQ from the exons atgGAAGCGCCTCCAGAGGGAAACATCGAAGTCGAGTCTTGCAACGAAGTCGATGATGACAAATCGAATTCCGACTGCCAATCCAT GCCGGCTTACATGAATTCGGTGCTACGACGACAGTATTTGCAAGAAATGGTCAAAGCGTTGCCAGCAGCCGTTCAAAAGAGAATCACCGttttgaaaaatttgcaaatggaTCATTTGAAGTTGGAGGCAGCTTTCTTTGAGGAGGTCTACAAGCTGGAGAGGCAATTCCAATTAAAGTATCAACCCATGTTTGAAAAGCGCAAGGAAATTGTTTCCGGCGCCGTCGATCCAGCTGAAGAGAAGCCAAAATGGAAGGAACCCGAGAGTCTGCCCGATGAAGTTGTTGGCGATGCCTTCAACGAGTCGTTGAAAGCAATTAAGGCAATGCCTCAGGATGCCAAGGGTATCCCAGACTTTTGGCTGACAGTTTTCAGAAACACAGCAATGTTGTCCGAAATGGTTCAGTCTCACGACGAGCCGGCTATTCGCAAGCTCACGGACATTGTAATTAAGTATGATGATGAA CATTCTTACATTTTGGAGTTTCATTTCGAGAAAAATGAATTCTTCTCGAACACTGTGCTGACAAAGCAATACTTCCTAAAATCCACTGTTGATGAGGACGATCCATTTGCTTTTGAAGGTccagaaatttataaatgcaag GGATGTGTCATAAACTGggagaaaaaaatgaatttgacaGTTAAAACCATCAGGAAGAAACAGAAGCATAAGGAACGTGGCGCCGTGCGCACAATTGTCAAACAGGTTCCTACAGATTCCTTCTTCAATTTCTTCAATCCACCAGAAGTTCCAACCGACAAGGAAGATATCGATGATGACTCTCAGCAG ATACTAGCTACCGATTTTGAAATCGGCCACTTTTTGCGGGCTCGAATTATTCCAAAAGCTGTGCTTTATTTCACCGGTGACATCGTCgatgatgaagatgacgacgatgaAGAGGAATACGAGAATGAAGATGATGAATACGACGACGATGAACCCGAGGGTGGGCACAGCAAACCTTCTGGTGGCAGCAAAAAACAGTCGCCAAACGACTGCCCTAATCAGTAg